From Pedobacter indicus, a single genomic window includes:
- a CDS encoding AAA domain-containing protein, with protein sequence MECKIQSKKRETYSIGELRSNSSEFIKDYPVIMSTTYSLRQSLSDGISYDYVIIDESSQVDLATGALALSCAKRAVIVGDLKQLPNVVDAVSKEKADLVFDSFNLPEFYRYSNHSLLSSIMECFPEVPKTLLREHYRCHPKIIEFCNKKFYNNELIVLTEQIDQRAPLVVYKTTPGNHARERMNQRQIDTIEQEIIPKERLETVDLGIVTPYRNQTDALQKAFYGTKIKADTVDKFQGRENQIIILSTVDNEISDFTDNPNRLNVAVSRAIEQLILVVNGNDSEKDSNIADLIRYIEYNNFSVVQSSLNSVFDCLYKGYEEKRAEIISKSGRVSRFDSENLMYALIKDVLSDERFSKYDILLHFPVRSLLKDFSKLNEREKRYASHPLTHLDFLIYNKLGKSPVLAIEVDGFEYHRPGTQQAERDRIKDRVLEKYNLPLLRFATNGSNEKIKLMEKLSEVRS encoded by the coding sequence ATTGAATGTAAGATACAATCGAAGAAAAGAGAAACATATTCAATCGGTGAACTCCGCTCCAATTCATCCGAATTCATCAAAGATTATCCTGTAATTATGAGTACGACATACTCGTTGAGACAAAGCCTGTCAGACGGTATTTCTTACGATTATGTAATCATTGATGAATCTTCACAAGTTGACTTAGCAACAGGTGCACTTGCTTTATCTTGTGCCAAGCGAGCCGTGATTGTCGGCGATCTCAAGCAGTTGCCCAATGTAGTTGATGCTGTGTCAAAGGAGAAAGCCGATTTGGTTTTTGATTCATTTAACCTCCCTGAATTTTACCGATATTCAAATCATAGCTTACTATCTTCAATCATGGAGTGCTTTCCAGAGGTGCCAAAGACCCTTTTGAGAGAACACTATCGTTGCCATCCAAAAATCATCGAATTTTGCAACAAGAAATTTTACAATAATGAACTCATTGTACTTACCGAACAGATAGACCAACGTGCCCCTCTCGTCGTTTATAAAACCACGCCGGGAAACCACGCACGGGAAAGAATGAACCAAAGGCAGATTGACACTATAGAACAAGAAATTATCCCAAAGGAACGCCTAGAAACTGTTGATTTAGGAATTGTTACGCCATACCGTAATCAAACAGATGCTTTGCAAAAGGCATTTTACGGAACGAAGATAAAAGCAGACACCGTCGATAAATTTCAAGGCAGAGAGAACCAAATTATCATTCTTTCAACAGTTGATAATGAGATCTCCGACTTCACGGACAATCCAAATCGTCTAAATGTAGCGGTTTCACGTGCAATAGAACAGCTCATATTGGTTGTAAATGGAAACGACAGCGAGAAAGACAGTAACATAGCTGATTTAATCCGTTATATCGAGTATAACAATTTTTCAGTAGTTCAAAGCAGTTTGAACTCAGTGTTTGATTGTCTTTACAAAGGATATGAGGAAAAACGAGCAGAAATTATTTCTAAAAGCGGCAGAGTATCAAGATTTGACAGTGAGAATTTAATGTACGCTCTCATCAAGGACGTATTATCTGATGAGCGTTTCTCAAAATATGATATTCTCTTGCATTTTCCTGTAAGAAGCCTACTTAAAGACTTCTCTAAATTAAACGAGAGGGAAAAAAGGTATGCGAGTCACCCATTAACCCATTTAGATTTTTTGATCTACAACAAACTCGGTAAAAGTCCTGTCCTTGCAATAGAGGTTGATGGTTTTGAATATCATAGACCTGGCACCCAGCAGGCTGAAAGAGACAGGATAAAGGATCGTGTATTAGAAAAATACAATTTACCTCTTCTACGTTTTGCAACAAACGGAAGTAATGAGAAAATAAAATTAATGGAAAAGTTAAGTGAAGTCCGGTCTTAA
- a CDS encoding AAA domain-containing protein: MPLQRELIYINGKDETGRVVSYSYQAKKCVIAFRNSDKPYLYNADKVKIVKTAISEDEAFNIFSYLEKIADTVGLKTEEGANILARSYQRISFIAKDCILANYLNGKMPPENSNHQPVEVFPFGFNISQKNAVNTAFSWPLSVIEGPPGTGKTQTILNIIANAVMNGKSVAVVSSNNSATKNAYEKLEKSGIGFIAALLGNSQNRKEFIESQTDVPDLSNYKLSEEERTRIEENTQKLFHRLLGYLSKKNELALLNQELDNIKTEHQHFLNTYQGQTEETVKYFKPRITSNALLALWVSIENQARKGKKFGLIKRFVFRIKYGIKDRLFYTYSFEKMIHICQSRYYPTKISELEKRARVLENSLTKFSFSSKMKEYTNLSMQLLKAELNVRYNRRKEKHIQSVNSAPIHPNSSKIIL; this comes from the coding sequence ATGCCACTACAAAGAGAACTGATTTACATTAACGGAAAAGACGAAACAGGTCGTGTTGTTTCTTATTCATATCAGGCCAAGAAATGTGTTATCGCTTTTAGGAATAGTGATAAACCATATTTATACAATGCCGATAAAGTAAAAATAGTTAAGACAGCAATAAGTGAAGACGAAGCGTTTAACATTTTTAGCTATCTAGAAAAGATTGCAGATACCGTAGGGCTGAAGACGGAAGAGGGCGCCAATATACTCGCAAGAAGTTACCAACGAATTTCGTTTATAGCTAAAGACTGCATTCTTGCAAACTATCTGAATGGGAAGATGCCCCCGGAGAACAGCAACCACCAACCTGTTGAAGTCTTTCCCTTCGGTTTTAATATCAGTCAGAAAAACGCAGTAAATACAGCATTTTCCTGGCCTTTGAGTGTCATTGAAGGCCCCCCGGGAACAGGGAAGACTCAAACTATACTCAACATTATCGCTAATGCAGTTATGAATGGAAAGAGTGTTGCCGTTGTATCAAGTAATAACTCCGCGACAAAAAATGCCTACGAAAAGCTTGAAAAAAGTGGTATCGGTTTTATCGCCGCATTACTTGGCAATTCCCAAAATAGAAAAGAGTTTATTGAAAGCCAAACTGATGTTCCCGATCTCTCAAATTATAAACTATCGGAGGAAGAGAGAACGAGAATAGAAGAAAATACTCAAAAACTTTTCCATCGGCTACTAGGATACCTTTCAAAAAAGAACGAACTGGCTTTATTAAATCAAGAACTTGATAATATAAAAACAGAACATCAACATTTTCTAAACACTTATCAAGGTCAGACAGAGGAAACTGTAAAGTATTTTAAGCCAAGAATAACCTCTAATGCTTTACTTGCATTGTGGGTATCCATAGAGAACCAAGCAAGAAAGGGGAAAAAGTTTGGCCTAATTAAACGATTTGTTTTCCGAATAAAATATGGAATTAAAGATAGATTGTTTTACACCTATTCTTTCGAAAAGATGATACATATTTGCCAGTCCCGGTATTATCCTACAAAAATTTCGGAATTAGAAAAAAGAGCGAGAGTATTAGAAAATTCGCTCACAAAATTCTCTTTCAGTAGCAAAATGAAAGAATATACTAATCTTTCTATGCAGCTTCTGAAGGCGGAATTGAATGTAAGATACAATCGAAGAAAAGAGAAACATATTCAATCGGTGAACTCCGCTCCAATTCATCCGAATTCATCAAAGATTATCCTGTAA
- a CDS encoding DUF5655 domain-containing protein, giving the protein MQLFTRTKNQLISLKEKAFKLEKDIQKLFEVNIEEITGFKMIKSEFVIKAQRIDTLAYDTDSQSFVIIEYKRERNYSVVDQGVSYLNLMLEYKADFIVEYNETQQDNLKRVDVDWSQSKVIFVSPSFTDFQKQASNFKDLPIELWQIKQYEGDIIVVNPVKKSKSAPTVKTIQNTVNSELEKVAKQVKVYTEDEHLNGKSDDTNELYQAFKQSIFNLDSSVDIKPKKMEIGFTKNGKIFTDICILRSSLKMWINLKRGTLDDPKGLARDVSSIGHWGNGDYEIIVSDTKNLEYIMSLIKQAVQ; this is encoded by the coding sequence ATGCAACTTTTCACGCGCACCAAAAACCAGTTAATAAGCCTTAAAGAAAAAGCCTTTAAGTTAGAGAAAGACATCCAAAAACTATTTGAAGTTAATATCGAAGAGATAACTGGCTTCAAAATGATAAAGTCTGAATTCGTGATTAAAGCACAACGTATCGATACGCTGGCGTACGACACAGATAGTCAGTCTTTTGTGATTATTGAATACAAGCGGGAACGCAATTACTCTGTTGTCGATCAAGGAGTGTCTTATCTGAATTTAATGTTGGAGTACAAGGCCGATTTTATTGTGGAGTATAATGAGACACAACAAGATAACCTCAAACGAGTTGATGTAGACTGGTCGCAATCGAAGGTGATTTTTGTGTCACCTTCATTTACTGATTTCCAGAAACAAGCATCTAATTTTAAAGATCTTCCAATTGAATTATGGCAAATCAAACAATACGAAGGCGATATTATCGTGGTTAATCCCGTTAAAAAATCCAAATCAGCACCCACAGTAAAAACAATTCAAAATACTGTTAATTCTGAATTGGAGAAGGTCGCTAAACAAGTTAAAGTATATACTGAGGATGAGCACCTAAATGGCAAGTCTGATGATACGAATGAGCTTTACCAAGCTTTCAAACAATCTATTTTTAATTTGGATAGTAGCGTCGATATCAAGCCTAAAAAGATGGAAATAGGATTCACAAAGAACGGTAAAATCTTTACGGATATCTGTATACTTAGGTCAAGTCTCAAGATGTGGATTAATCTAAAAAGAGGAACTCTGGACGATCCGAAAGGATTAGCAAGGGATGTGTCGTCAATAGGCCATTGGGGAAATGGTGATTATGAAATTATTGTTTCTGACACTAAAAATTTGGAGTATATAATGAGTTTAATCAAGCAGGCTGTTCAATAA